Sequence from the Maribacter algicola genome:
CCGTCTATTTTTTCATAGCTGCCAAACGAAACAAAAAAACAAAGATCAAGGCGATCAAAATCAGTAAGCGCAATAGTTATCTAAAGGGAATGTTCCTGGCTGCGATTAATTTTTTGACGATTCCTTACTACAGCGGACTGAACATCATGTGGAATGCATCGGGTTGGATCAAGTTCATGTTTTTGGATATAGCAATCTTCGTTTTGGCGGCCGGATTGGGCACCTTTTCGGTGCTGTACCTGTATGTATTTTACTTTGACAAACTGGAGCACAAAACGAATCGGTTTGAGAAAAATGCCAATTACATTCTTTCCTTTCTTATGATGATTTTGTTGATTATTACCGTGGTAAGGGTGCTAAACAGGCAGTGATATGGCAGATAGCGGTAATTTTTTTGAAAAGGTCTATGAAGTAGCCAAACAGATACCTTATGGAAGGGTGACCTCCTATGGGGCCATTGCCAAATATTTAGGGGCTGCCCGGAGCGCCAGAATGGTAGGTTGGGCCATGAACGCCTCCCACAATAGGGATGATATTCCCGCCCATAGGGTGGTCAACAAAGCGGGACTATTAACAGGGAAACACCATTTTGAGGGTACGAACCTAATGCAGCAATTGTTGGAAAGTGAGGGAGTAAAGGTCAAGGACAACCAGATACAGAATTTGGAGCATCATTTTTGGGATCCTTGGAAGGAATTGGGCGAAACGCTTTAATCAAAAATCAAGGTAAATACCGTGTTTTCACCGGTAAGTACTTGGATACTTCCACCGTGCAACCGCATGATTTGTTTTGAAAGGCTCAAACCAATGCCCGTTCCGGATTTTTTGGTGGTAAAAAACGGCACGAAAATGGCATCCAATAAATCAGGGGGAATGCCGGGGCCATTATCCCGTACTTGAATGTATTTTTTATTCATTTCATTGATGCCACAGATAAACCTTACTTCCCCATTTTCTTGCCCCTCCAAGGACTGCTTGGCATTTTTTCCCAGGTTTAACAACACTTGGGAGATTTGCTTTTGGTCCACGAACAGCGCTAGGTCTCTTGGGGTGATTTCAAGGTCGATCGTGATCTTGTTTTCCGCATCCTGTTCATCCAACAACAGTTTTACACGTTCCAAAAGTTTATGGGCGGGAATCAATTCCTTATCCGGTTCCGGTACGCTTAAAAAGGTCCTATAGGATTGTACAAAACTCATGAGGTCGTTCCCTTGATCTTTAATAACTTCCAATCCTTTGGCCGTATTCTTGATTTGATCTTTGTTGAATTCGCTCGGGTCGGTAAGTAAGCTTCCTTTTTTGAAATATCGTAGGATGGACTCGGATATCGAGGTTATTGGGGTAATTGTATTCATGATTTCATGGGTGAGCACGCGGATCAACTTCACCCAGGAATCTGTTTCCTTATCGTCCAATTCCCTATGGATATCGTGCACAACGACCAACAACAATTCCTGTTCCTCAATGGTCAAGGGGGTACATTTTATACTCAAATCCCTTTTACCCCTTTCATTTCCCAATTGGAATATTTTATTTTCAAAAGGGGCCAGATTTTGAAAGAGTTGGTAAAGTTCCGTGTCCACTTGATTGAGTTGCTTTATGTGGTTCAAGGGCCTGTAATTGAGCAAATCCTGAACGGTGGGATTGGCAAAAAGAATATGCCCCTTGGGATTGATGGTAAAAATCCCAATATCCGCCTGCCTCAAAATTTCTTGATAGTACTGCTCTTGCGCCTGTTTTTTTAAATGGATGTCCTGTATCATGCTATTCAGCATGTTCAGGCTATGGTTTAGTTCCTCCAAGGATTTTACGCTTAATTTTTCCGGAAATCGTAGGGTGAAATCCTCATTCTTTATGGCATCAAAAAAATAGGCAATCTTACGATTGGTCTGATTCACGTAATTGATAAGTGCTGATGTTTGTCCAATCAATATCAAAATACCAATACCACATCCTACATAGTTTCCCTTAAAAAAGAGATAGGTCGAAACCACAACGGTCAGTACGATCAAAACAATCCTAAAGACCAGTTGGAGGTATATATTGCGGCTTACCATAATTATTTAGAGGTTTTTTTAAGCTTATTATAAAGCGTTTGTCTAGAAATCCCCAATGCTTCCGCAGCGGCACTATAATTCCCTTCATGTTTGTTCAAGGCGTTGGTAATCATCATCAACTCCATTTCTTCCAAGGTACTGGGACCATTTTCCAAGGAAAGGATATTTTTAGATTCCAGTAAAAAATCATCGGGTTTTAACACATTGCCCTCGCTCAAAATAACGGCTCTTTCCATTGTATGCAACAATTCACGAACGTTTCCGGGCCAGGCATAGCCCAGTAGTTTTTCCTGCGCCTGTTGGTTGATGCGCAATCCTTGTTTCCCGTATTTGTTTATGAATTTGTTCAAATAAAAATCGGCTAGAACAAGAATGTCGTTTTCACGTTCCCTAAGGGGCGGCACTTCCACACGAATGGTATTGATGCGGTACAATAGGTCTTCCCGGAACAGTCCATCGGCAACCATTTGATCCAAATTGCAGTTCGTGGCACAAATTAATCGGATATCAATGGGGATGTTTTTATTGGATCCCACCCTTACTATAACCCTGTTTTGAATGGCAGAAAGCAATTTGGCCTGCATTTGTAGGGAAAGATTCCCTATTTCGTCCAGGAACAAAGTACCGCCGTTGGCCGCTTCAAACTTCCCGGCCCTATCATCCTTGGCATCTGTAAAAGAGCCCTTTACATGGCCAAAAAGCTCACTTTCAAATAAATTTTCAGAAATTGATCCCATATCCACCGAAATGAATACTTCGTTTTGCCTTGCCGATAGTTTATGAAGCTCCCTGGCTATCAACTCCTTTCCCGTTCCGTTTTCCCCAGTCACCAAAACGTTTACATCCGTTTTGGCCACTTTCTGTACTAAGGATAACATTCGGTTTAGGGCCTTGGAATTCCCAATGATGTAGTTGGAATTTTGGTTGATGACCTGCTTTAGATTGGATTCCTTCTCCTTTAACTGAAGTACTTCCTTTTTGGTTTTTCTTAATTCGTATGCCGATTTAACGGTTGTCAATAACCGCTCATTGTTCCAGGGTTTAAGGATAAAGTCGGAAGCACCTTCCTTTAGAGCTTCTACGGCAAGGTTTATTGCGCCGTATGCTGTCATCATGATGACGGAAATATGGGGCGCTTTTTTTTTGATTTCCCGTAACCAGTAGAGTCCTTCGTTTCCCGTGTTTACTCCTGCGGAAAAATTCATGTCCAATAAAATGATATCCAAAGAATTAAAACTTGGAAAGGACGTAATTTGATTGGGGTTTGAGATGGTCTGTACGCTCTTATACTCGAATTGCAATAGTATTTCCAAAGCACTTAAAACGCTCTTATTATCATCAATGACCAATATTTTTGCATCCACCATAATGTGAATAATTTGTGGGTTGATACGGATAAAGCTACAAATTGAGGGGATCGGTAATTAGCAAGTGTCAAAATATTTTACAATATCTGTACAACTATTTTACAGTGTGTTATTGTTTTACACCAAATCAAAATTTTAATGTATTGAAAATCAATTTTTTGTATTTGTGGCATGTAAATAGTATGTTTTTTGGCATAGCATAAAAAAGTATGATACATTTTCTAAGATTATTACTGTTTATCTTTCTATTATGGAGTACGTCTCTAATGGCGCAAAAGCCATGGACCTTGGATGAATGCATCTCCTATGCCTTGGAAAATAATTTACAATTGAACAATTTTGAATACAACAATCTTTCCAATAAGGAAAGCTATAGACAATCGGTGCGAAACCTATTGCCGGTTTTGAACGCCAATTCAGATTATACCATAAATTCCGGTAGGGCGGAAGACCCCAATACGGGTACCTTTGTGGTTCAGGATTTCTTTTCCAATAGTTATTCGTTGCAGTCCAATATCGATTTGTTCAGGGGTTTTCAAAAAATAAATTCCATTAAGGCGTCCAAATTATTGTACAGTGCCACTAAAGAAGAGGTATTGCAACAAAAGTATCTTTTGGCCTTTAGGGTGATGCAGGCATTCAACAACATCCGCTTCTTTGAAGGGCTGGTGGCGATCGCAAAAGAGCAATTGGAAGTTTCCAGAACCAATTATCGACTAGTGGAGAAACAAATCGAGTTGGGATTAATGGCCGGTGCCGATATGTACGGGGCGCAATCCCTTTTATTGGCCGATGAGCTAAACCTTACTCAATCAGAAAACCAATTGGCTGCGGCGAAGTTGACATTGATCCAGGAAATGAACCTGAAGAATACTTCAGACATTCAAATTATCACAGATATGGGCCAAGAGGCAGAAGCCCAAGTTTCAGGAGCCATGGAATCTGATTCCGTATATGAGAAGGCCAGGGATTTTTTGCCTTTGATAAAGGCGCAGGAATTTCGGGCACAAGCCGCTAAGAAACAGGTGGGCGTTGCCCGGGGAAATCTATATCCGTCGTTGAGCCTTTTCGCGGGTATTGGAACAGGTTACTTTGAAACCTTTCAGGATTCCCTGGGCAATACCTTCCCTTTTCGTCAGCAGTTCAGGGACAATACTTCAAGGTTTTACGGTATCAGTCTTAGTGTTCCAATAAGCAATGGTTGGTCTGCAAGGTCTAGGGTGAAACAGGCCAAAATAGAAAAACTGCGTCAGGAAAATAATCTGGAAGTTCAGGAGCAAGTCCTTTTCCAGACCATACAGCAGCTGGTTCAAGAGTATAATTCTTTGCTGGTTGAAATGGAGCAAAGCCAACAAAATATGGAGGCGCAACGATTGTCCTTCACCATAGCGCAGAAGCGCTACGAGAAAGGCATGATCAACGCCATTGAACTTTTCACGGCAAAAAATCTTTTTGCTAGTGCCCAAAACGAGAACTTACAAGTAAGGCTTCGGTCAGAAATAAACAGGAGTACCTTGGATTTTTATAGGGGATTGCCGGTGTTTGCTATTAATTAGGAGTTAGGGTACAGGGGTTAGGTATTTATAAAACGAAAGACTAGAAACGAGAAAAGAACAACGAACAACAGAAAAAAATGGATATTAAATTAGAAAAGAAAAAAGGATTGCGTCCCAAACATTATGGGTATATAGCTTTGGGATTATTGTTGTTATTTGTGGGGTATCAGTTGCTTTTTGCTACTTCGGTCTCAACATTTAGGACCGAGAAGGATAAATTGTCCATTGCGGAAGTTTCCCAAGGCAAGTTTGACGATTACATCACTATAAACGGGAATGTAGCGCCGATCACCACCATTTACATGGATGCGTATGAAGGTGGAAGGGTTACAGAAAAATTGATCGAGGAAGGTGCGATGGTAAAAAAAGGGGACATTATCCTAAAACTCGAAAACATGAACCTGTACGAGCAGATTTTGGCCAGCGAAAGTAATTTGGCCTTGAAACAAAATGATCTTCGTTCCACAAAATTGACCTTTGATTCCCGTCAGGTAGAGGGAAGGCGTTCCTTGGCCACGGCGAGCACAGACCTTCAACGTTTAAAGAGAAACTATGAGCAGAACAAGGCCCTATTTGAGGATGAACTAATTTCCAAGGAGGCTTACCTTACGTCAAAGGAAAACTATGAACTGTCCCAGAAGCAATATGAGATCATCAAACTACAGACAGAGAACGATGATGAGTTGCGTGAAACATCCTTAACAGGTCTGGACAAGGATTTGGCCCGAATGCAGAAGACATTGGGGATGGTATACCAGCGATTGGACCATTTAAATGTGCGCGCCCCTGCCGATGGTCAACTAGGCTTTTTGGATGCCGAAATTGGACAAAATATATCGCAAGGGCAACGTATTGGACAGATCAATGTTTTGACCGATTATAAAATCGAAGCCGATATTGATGAGCATTATATCGACCGGGTGAAAAGGGATTTGAACGCCGTTCTTGAACGGAATGGAACGGAATTTCCTTTAAAGGTAAGAAAAGTATACCCTGAGGTTCGGAATGGAAGATTCCGTGTGGATTTGGTCTTTACGGGTGATAAACCCGAAACGATTCGTACCGGTCAGAGCTATAACATACGGTTGCAATTGGGGGAATCCAGCGATGCCTTATTGGTGCCCAAAGGAAGTTTTTTCCAAAGTACGGGGGGGCAGTGGATATTTGTGGTAGGTAAGGATGGTGAAGAAGCCTTAAAAAGACCTATACGGATAGGGAAACAAAATTCAAGGTACTATGAGGTGCTGGAAGGATTGGACGCGGGTGAAAAAGTGATTACAAGTAACTACGATAGCTTTGGGGAGGCGGAAAGAATCGTATTAAAATAAGCGACTAATCAAAGGAGAGGGGACTTGTAGTCTACGGTTACAAAGAAAAACAATAAGAAAGTGTCACATCGAGCGCAGTCGAGATGTCTTTATAACGAACAATTTAATCAAAAGTAGAGATGATAACAATCAAAAATTTAAAAAAGAGCTTTCGGACCGAGGAAGTGGAAACCTTGGCGCTAAATAACGTAAACCTAAAAGTGGAAGATGGTGAATTCGTGGCCATTATGGGACCCTCTGGTTGTGGAAAATCTACCCTATTGAACATTATTGGTATGTTGGACAATCCAACCGATGGCAGTTACAACTTTGCCGGTCATGAAGTGGGGGGACTCAAGGAAAGCCAGCGTACACAATTGCGAAAGGGCAATCTTGGTTTTGTATTCCAAAGCTTTAACCTTATCGATGAACTAACGGTATACGAAAATGTGGAGCTTCCGTTGATCTATTTAAAAATGGGGAAAAGTGAGCGAAAGGAGAAAGTAATGAAGGTGCTGGAACGCATGAAAATTGCACATCGGGAAAAACACTTTCCACAGCAATTATCCGGTGGACAACAACAACGTGTAGCCATATCAAGGGCCGTAGTAACAAACCCAAAACTGATCCTTGCGGATGAGCCCACCGGTAACCTAGATTCCAAAAATGGTATCGAGGTCATGAATTTGTTAACGGAGCTGAACCAAGAAGGAACGACCATAGTTATGGTTACCCACTCGGACAGGGATTCCCATTATGCCCACAGGGTGGTTAACCTGTTTGACGGACAGATAGTTACAGAAAGTCAAAACCGAGCAATTGGGGCAATGATGTAAAAAGGAGTTTATTCACTAGCCCTGAGCAAGCTTGTGCCGAGCCAAGTCGAAGTAAAGGGTCAATCAAAAAACAATCAAAAAACAATCAAAAAACGAACGGTCATGAAAATTTTCAAAAATAAGGTTCTTACCCTGAGAAGGATCGTCATTGCAGTCACGGCTTTGTTTGCAACTTCATCGATTTTAGCCCAGAAGGAAATAGCAGTGGATCCCTTTGAGAAGGTGATTGTAAGCCCACATATTGAAGTGAACTTTGTTGAAGGTACCACTGAAAAGGTAGAAGTACATGCTAGCACCCAACCGCTTTCAAAACTGAATATTGAAGTAGTTGGTAAAACCCTTCGAATGTACCTAGATGGCGCTAAGACCTATACGGAAAGTAAAGACATAGAGGGAGATAATTATGATTACAAAGTACCCATTTATAACGGCACAGTGGTCAAGGCAACGGTTACTTATAAAAACCTGGAAGAATTGTCTTTGCGGGGAGAGGAAAAATTCATTTGTAAAAGTACAATCGACCAAAATGAATTTACCCTTAAAATCTTTGGCGAATCCCAGGTCTATTTTAACGAGGTACAGTTGGGTGACTTGTCCACGACCATTTACGGAGAAAGTTTTCTAGAACTTAAAGAAGGCAGGGTTGACAGCCAAAAAATTACCGCTTATGGAGAAACCAAGGTAAACACCTTGAATGTTGATTGCAATGATGCGAAAATAACGGCCTATGGAGAGGGAAGTTATCGACTTTCGGTAAAGGACAAGCTAAAAGTTACGGCCTTTGGCGAAGCTACCATTGCCTATGAAGGTTCGCCCGAAGTTAAAAAGGGATTGGTTATTGGCGAGGCCACCATTCAAAGAATGAATTAGGCCATGTTTAATAACTACATAAAAATAGCCTGGAGAAATATCAAGGCAAACAGATTGTTTTCCTTGATTAATATTATTGGTCTTTCCATAGGTTTGGCGATTGTTATTCTGCTGTTTTTGTTCATTTCACATGAACAGAGTTTTGATACTATGTTCTCTAAAAAGGACAGAATTCATAGGGTTTTGGTAGAAACGGATGGTGATTTTGGTTATGAAACTTGGGCCA
This genomic interval carries:
- a CDS encoding TolC family protein, whose protein sequence is MIHFLRLLLFIFLLWSTSLMAQKPWTLDECISYALENNLQLNNFEYNNLSNKESYRQSVRNLLPVLNANSDYTINSGRAEDPNTGTFVVQDFFSNSYSLQSNIDLFRGFQKINSIKASKLLYSATKEEVLQQKYLLAFRVMQAFNNIRFFEGLVAIAKEQLEVSRTNYRLVEKQIELGLMAGADMYGAQSLLLADELNLTQSENQLAAAKLTLIQEMNLKNTSDIQIITDMGQEAEAQVSGAMESDSVYEKARDFLPLIKAQEFRAQAAKKQVGVARGNLYPSLSLFAGIGTGYFETFQDSLGNTFPFRQQFRDNTSRFYGISLSVPISNGWSARSRVKQAKIEKLRQENNLEVQEQVLFQTIQQLVQEYNSLLVEMEQSQQNMEAQRLSFTIAQKRYEKGMINAIELFTAKNLFASAQNENLQVRLRSEINRSTLDFYRGLPVFAIN
- a CDS encoding MGMT family protein, which codes for MADSGNFFEKVYEVAKQIPYGRVTSYGAIAKYLGAARSARMVGWAMNASHNRDDIPAHRVVNKAGLLTGKHHFEGTNLMQQLLESEGVKVKDNQIQNLEHHFWDPWKELGETL
- a CDS encoding head GIN domain-containing protein; this encodes MKIFKNKVLTLRRIVIAVTALFATSSILAQKEIAVDPFEKVIVSPHIEVNFVEGTTEKVEVHASTQPLSKLNIEVVGKTLRMYLDGAKTYTESKDIEGDNYDYKVPIYNGTVVKATVTYKNLEELSLRGEEKFICKSTIDQNEFTLKIFGESQVYFNEVQLGDLSTTIYGESFLELKEGRVDSQKITAYGETKVNTLNVDCNDAKITAYGEGSYRLSVKDKLKVTAFGEATIAYEGSPEVKKGLVIGEATIQRMN
- a CDS encoding efflux RND transporter periplasmic adaptor subunit, whose translation is MDIKLEKKKGLRPKHYGYIALGLLLLFVGYQLLFATSVSTFRTEKDKLSIAEVSQGKFDDYITINGNVAPITTIYMDAYEGGRVTEKLIEEGAMVKKGDIILKLENMNLYEQILASESNLALKQNDLRSTKLTFDSRQVEGRRSLATASTDLQRLKRNYEQNKALFEDELISKEAYLTSKENYELSQKQYEIIKLQTENDDELRETSLTGLDKDLARMQKTLGMVYQRLDHLNVRAPADGQLGFLDAEIGQNISQGQRIGQINVLTDYKIEADIDEHYIDRVKRDLNAVLERNGTEFPLKVRKVYPEVRNGRFRVDLVFTGDKPETIRTGQSYNIRLQLGESSDALLVPKGSFFQSTGGQWIFVVGKDGEEALKRPIRIGKQNSRYYEVLEGLDAGEKVITSNYDSFGEAERIVLK
- a CDS encoding LysE family transporter, giving the protein MQHLLILFFATFSAAFMATVPPGLLNLNAAKTSVEKNKLNGVIFSLGVSTVIMLQATIAVFISKFLDRNPQVVSTLLEVAIVVFASLAVYFFIAAKRNKKTKIKAIKISKRNSYLKGMFLAAINFLTIPYYSGLNIMWNASGWIKFMFLDIAIFVLAAGLGTFSVLYLYVFYFDKLEHKTNRFEKNANYILSFLMMILLIITVVRVLNRQ
- a CDS encoding sigma-54-dependent transcriptional regulator encodes the protein MVDAKILVIDDNKSVLSALEILLQFEYKSVQTISNPNQITSFPSFNSLDIILLDMNFSAGVNTGNEGLYWLREIKKKAPHISVIMMTAYGAINLAVEALKEGASDFILKPWNNERLLTTVKSAYELRKTKKEVLQLKEKESNLKQVINQNSNYIIGNSKALNRMLSLVQKVAKTDVNVLVTGENGTGKELIARELHKLSARQNEVFISVDMGSISENLFESELFGHVKGSFTDAKDDRAGKFEAANGGTLFLDEIGNLSLQMQAKLLSAIQNRVIVRVGSNKNIPIDIRLICATNCNLDQMVADGLFREDLLYRINTIRVEVPPLRERENDILVLADFYLNKFINKYGKQGLRINQQAQEKLLGYAWPGNVRELLHTMERAVILSEGNVLKPDDFLLESKNILSLENGPSTLEEMELMMITNALNKHEGNYSAAAEALGISRQTLYNKLKKTSK
- a CDS encoding ABC transporter ATP-binding protein translates to MITIKNLKKSFRTEEVETLALNNVNLKVEDGEFVAIMGPSGCGKSTLLNIIGMLDNPTDGSYNFAGHEVGGLKESQRTQLRKGNLGFVFQSFNLIDELTVYENVELPLIYLKMGKSERKEKVMKVLERMKIAHREKHFPQQLSGGQQQRVAISRAVVTNPKLILADEPTGNLDSKNGIEVMNLLTELNQEGTTIVMVTHSDRDSHYAHRVVNLFDGQIVTESQNRAIGAMM
- a CDS encoding sensor histidine kinase, with translation MVSRNIYLQLVFRIVLIVLTVVVSTYLFFKGNYVGCGIGILILIGQTSALINYVNQTNRKIAYFFDAIKNEDFTLRFPEKLSVKSLEELNHSLNMLNSMIQDIHLKKQAQEQYYQEILRQADIGIFTINPKGHILFANPTVQDLLNYRPLNHIKQLNQVDTELYQLFQNLAPFENKIFQLGNERGKRDLSIKCTPLTIEEQELLLVVVHDIHRELDDKETDSWVKLIRVLTHEIMNTITPITSISESILRYFKKGSLLTDPSEFNKDQIKNTAKGLEVIKDQGNDLMSFVQSYRTFLSVPEPDKELIPAHKLLERVKLLLDEQDAENKITIDLEITPRDLALFVDQKQISQVLLNLGKNAKQSLEGQENGEVRFICGINEMNKKYIQVRDNGPGIPPDLLDAIFVPFFTTKKSGTGIGLSLSKQIMRLHGGSIQVLTGENTVFTLIFD